From Puntigrus tetrazona isolate hp1 chromosome 8, ASM1883169v1, whole genome shotgun sequence, the proteins below share one genomic window:
- the fnbp1a gene encoding LOW QUALITY PROTEIN: formin-binding protein 1a (The sequence of the model RefSeq protein was modified relative to this genomic sequence to represent the inferred CDS: inserted 2 bases in 1 codon), which produces MHSNRGLSRRNCLETMSCSWGTELWDQFDNLEKHTQWGIEFLERYTKFVKERSEIELSYAKQIRNLSKKYQLKKNSKEEEEFKYTTCRAFLMTLNELNDYAGQHEVIAENLSTQIIAELSRYTQELKAERKSHFHDGRRAQQHIENSWKQLESSKRRFERDCKEADRAQHYFDKMDADINVTKADVEKAKQQAQMRHQIAEDSKNEYLTYLQKFNKDQHEHYYTLIPHIFQRIQEMEERRVGRVRESMRVYTEVERKVLPIVSKCLDGMTKAAESIEPKMDSKQVVESYKSGFEPPGDVEFEDYSVSMKRAVSESSFLNARGESRRRSRSKLWPLLKRNKLMSLLASPDSPLPSPPXPSPDGLPNGPQSPQQPKEPLSQRLNDFMGTKHKMHCLRSLKRGLSLKLGTGQEDYSHLPPEQRRKKLQAKLNDINKDVQKEMDQRDALTKMKDVYIKNPHLGDPDSIDPRLEEITQSLEKLQLEAHKFEGWLMEVERKLLEKGSESQRRQSSHFDSQGNTPLTNNYGQNRESPDGSYTEDPSTETTMQFKSRSTEFDDEFDDEEPLPTIGTCKALYPFEGQNEGTISMAESEMLYVIEEDKGDGWTRVRRNEDEEGYVPTSYIKLFLDTNAKGAMTYI; this is translated from the exons ATGCATTCAAACAGAGGATTATCGCGGAGGAACTGCCTTGAAACCATGAGCTGCAGTTGGGGGACGGAGCTGTGG GATCAGTTTGATAATTTGGAGAAACACACTCAGTGGGGCATTGAGTTTTTGGAACGCTACACCAAGTTTGTGAAGGAGCGGTCTGAAATTGAACTGAGCTATGCTAAACAGATCAG GAATCTGTCCAAGAAGTATCAGCTCAAGAAGAACTctaaagaggaggaggaatTCAA GTATACCACATGTAGAGCGTTTCTAATGACTTTAAATGAGCTGAACGACTACGCGGGTCAACACGAGGTCATCGCCGAAAACCTGTCCACTCAGATAATCGCAGAGTTGAGCCGCTACACTCAAGAACTGAAGGCTGAACGCAAATCG CATTTCCACGATGGCCGCAGAGCTCAACAACACATTGAGAATTCCTGGAAGCAGCTGGAATCG aGTAAAAGAAGATTCGAGCGAGACTGTAAGGAAGCGGATCGCGCTCAGCATTACTTTGACAAGATGGACGCCGACATTAACGTGACTAAAGCAGATGTGGAAAAG GCGAAACAGCAAGCTCAGATGAGACATCAGATAGCAGAGGACAGTAAAAACGAGTACCTGACCTACCTGCAGAAGTTCAACAAGGACCAACATGAGCACTACTACACGCTTATACCGCATATCTTTCAG AGGATACAGGAGATGGAGGAGAGGCGGGTGGGCCGAGTGAGGGAGAGCATGCGGGTGTACACCGAGGTCGAGCGTAAAGTATTGCCCATCGTCAGCAAGTGTCTAGACGGCATGACCAAGGCAGCTGAATCCATCGAGCCTAAAATG GACAGTAAGCAAGTTGTAGAATCGTACAAGTCGGGCTTTGAGCCGCCGGGTGATGTGGAGTTTGAGGACTACAGCGTGTCGATGAAGAGGGCAGTGTCGGAATCGAGCTTCCTGAACGCTCGTGGAGAGAGCAGACGCCGGAGCAGAAGCAAACTGTGGCCTTTACTCAAGAGAAATAAG CTTATGTCTTTGTTAGCGTCGCCCGACAGCCCCCTCCCCTCCCCACC CCCGTCCCCGGACGGCCTCCCCAACGGCCCCCAGTCCCCGCAGCAGCCCAAGGAGCCCCTCAGCCAGCGCCTCAACGACTTCATGGGCACCAAACACAAAATGCACTGCCTGCGGAGCCTGAAACGCGGG CTTTCTCTAAAGCTG GGAACAGGCCAGGAGGACTACAGTCATCTGCCTCCTGAGCAGAGGAGGAAAAAACTGCAAGCCAAGCTCAATGACATTAACAAGGACGTCCAGAAAGAGATGGATCAGAG GGACGCCCTGACTAAAATGaaagatgtttacattaagaATCCTCACTTGGGGGATCCAGACAGTATAGATCCACGGTTAGAAGAAATCACACAAAGCTTGGAAAAATTGCAGCTTGAGGCGCATAAATTTGAG ggCTGGTTGATGGAGGTAGAGAGGAAGTTGCTTGAAAAGGGATCCGAGTCTCAGAGAAGACAGAGCAGTCATTTTGACTCGCAGGGCAACACTCCTCTTACTAACAACTACGGTCAAAACCGAGAGAG TCCGGATGGCAGCTACACGGAAGACCCCAGCACAGAGACCACGATGCAGTTCAAATCTCGCAGTACCGAGTTTGATGACGAATTTGACGACGAGGAGCCTTTACCCACCATCGGAACATGCAAAGCACTTTATCCGTTTGAAG GTCAGAACGAAGGTACCATATCCATGGCAGAGAGCGAGATGCTGTACGTAATCGAGGAAGATAAGGGTGACGGTTGGACCCGTGTCCGTAGAAACGAGGATGAGGAAGGATACGTGCCCACATCCTACATCAAACTCTTTTTGGACACGAATGCCAAAGGTGCTATGACATACATTTAA